The genomic interval TTGGTTTATTTCAGAATAACTAATTTTATGTAATTAATTTCGTTACTCAATGGAAATTAACGCGTGTTCCGTGGAAATTACGCTGCCTGATATTTAACCAGGCAGTATTGAATCATCAGGGATGTTAAATAATGTGTTGATGCTTTAATTAATTACGATACATTGTTTTTATTTGTTTGACGGTGTTGCTGAATATGGCAGATTGAGTTGGTTCTTCCAATTGAGAAATGTATTTATCCATCGTAATCATTATCTTACCTGCATCAGCCTGGCCGATGGATTTCAGCATCAGGGTCAGCATAACTTTCAGACAACTGACTTCATGAGCTAGCGTCTCTGCTGATGCTTCTGTGGTGAAATCGCAATTGTTCATCATTTTCTCCTAAGGAAGACTGTGGCACAGTAGCTGGTAACATATTGATAGATATACATACACGACCGGCTACATAACAAAAAGACAAGTTACTATAACCGATTTGTCTAAATTTGTGTTTGGCAAAATAAACGTATTCCGCCGTGGGTGTGTATCTTTTCTGAAGATTGTGTAATAAGTCCGCAGTAATAACGGAACGATACTTTAGGTTGTAAAGTTGCTTTAAATGCGTCCGATTGGAAACATTGCAATTTTCATATGGATATTTTCTGATGGGTGTATTATTTATATAAAATGGTCGCTGGAAGTTGTTCTGAACGGCGACATAACTGAAAATTGATTTAATGGATTGCCTGAAGTTGCAGTTTTTGGTAATCTATTGATTATATTGATTTTTTTATTTTGGGATGGTTTTACTATCCATTTCTCTAAAAACCAGGTTTGAAATGTGAATACTGTGATGGAGGCTAGTTCGCGGTTGATACCAGAGCGGTATCATTCAAAGACTTAGAAAACATTACCACACGGTAGAATAAAATACACTTTTAATTGGAAAGTGTATTCATTGTTTTTTAAACCATATAGTACACCTGCAACAAGCTTCGGCTGTAAGTGTTACTTTCTTTTTGGAGAACTGTTCTTTGATTAGCGTTTTTCTTGTTGATGACCATGAATTGGTGCGGGCAGGGATACGGCGCATTCTTGACGATATCAAAGGCCTCAAAGTGGTCGGTGAGGCGCAGTGCGGTGAAGATGCGGTAAAATGGTGCCGTACCAATAGTGTTGATGTCGTCTTGATGGACATGAGTATGCCCGGAATTGGCGGCCTTGAGGCTACCCGCAAAATTGTACGGTTCTCTCCAGAAGTGAAGGTTATCATGTTAACCATTTATACGGAGAATCCGTTGCCTGCCAAAGTGATGCAAGCAGGTGCTGCTGGCTATCTCAGTAAGGGCGCGACGCCGGAAGAAGTTATCTGTGCGATTCGTTCCGTTCATGCTGGTAAGCGCTATATTGCCTCGGACATTGCACAGCAGATGGCATTGAGTCAGCTTGAACCACAAACTGAAACACCACTGGAGTGTCTGTCCGAGAGAGAATTGCAGATCATGATGATGATCACCAAAGGGCAGAAAGTGACGGAGATTTCCGATCAGTTGAATCTCAGTCCTAAAACGGTTAATAGTTATCGTTATCGAATGTTTAATAAATTGAACATAAATGGTGATGTTGAGTTGACCCATCTGGCAATCCGTCATGGGCTCTTTAACGCGGAGACATTGATCAGTAGTGAATGAGTGTTTTGATGCCCAGGCTTTCATGAAGACCGTGACCAGTCAGCCTGGGGTTTATCGCATGTATGACGCCAGCAATACGGTTATCTATGTTGGTAAAGCCAAAGATCTAAAGAAGCGCCTTTCCAGTTATTTTCGAACACATGTAGCCAGCCGAAAAACAGAGGCTTTAGTCAAAAGTATTCGCCAGATCGATGTCACGATTACGCATACTGAGACGGAAGCATTGTTGTTAGAGCATAACTACATTAAACGCTATCAGCCTCGATATAATGTTCTGCTGCGAGATGATAAATCTTATCCGATGATTTTCCTCAGCGGTGATATTCATCCCCGCTTATCAATCCATCGTGGGGCAAAGCATGCGAAAGGTGAGTATTTTGGCCCATTCCCGAACGGTAGCGCAGTTCGTGAGACCTTACTTTTGCTACAAAAATTATTTCCGATACGGCAGTGCGAAAATAATGTCTATCGCAATCGTTCGCGCCCTTGCCTGCAATACCAGATCGGTCGCTGCCTTGGCCCATGCGTGGCGGGATATGTGAGTGATGACGAGTATCAGCAGCAAGTTGATTATGTACGCCTTTTTTTATCTGGTAAGGATCAGCAGGTGCTTGAGCGGCTTGTTGACCGCATGGAAAATGCAAGCCGGGAACTAAAGTTTGAAGAAGCTGCCCGTATCCGTGATCAAATTCAGGCGGTACGTCGTGTGACGGAAAAACAGTTTGTCTCCGGCCATGGGGATGATCTTGACGTAATAGGTGTTGCATTTGACGCAGGGATGGCGTGTTTGCATGTGTTGTTTATTCGTCAGGGCCAGGTGCTGGGGAGCCGCAGTTATTTCCCCAAAGTGCCGGGTGGGACAGCATTGGGGGAAGTGGTTCAGACGTTTGTCGGGCAGTTTTATTTACAAGGCAGCGGGGCCCGAACCTTACCGTCAGATGTGTTGTTGGATTTTTCATTGCCCGATCTTCAACTGCTTGCCGAGTCGTTATCGACGATAGCCGGCCGTAAAATTAGTATCCAGTGTAAACCTCGGGGTGATCGGGCGCGTTATCTCAAACTGGCTCGTACCAATGCCCATACGGCATTAGTGACCAAATTATCTCAGCAATCGACGGTTCAGCAGCGGTTAGCGGAATTGTCCAGGATATTAGGTTTGGGTGATATCAAACGCATGGAATGTTTTGATATCAGTCATACTATGGGCGAGCAGACCGTGGCATCCTGCGTTGTCTTTGATAGTAATGGCCCATTACGTTCGGAATATCGTCGCTACAATATTACAGACATTACCCCTGGCGATGATTACGCGGCGATGACCCAAGTTTTGAAACGTCGCTATGGCAAATCGCTCGATGATAGCAAGATTCCAGATGTGGTTGTCATTGACGGAGGGAAAGGCCAGCTGGCCCAAGCCAAAGCGGTTTTTGAGTCGTTACAAGTTCCCTGGGATAAAACAAAACCATTGCTGCTGGGCGTTGCGAAAGGAAGCGATCGCAAAGCGGGATTGGAAACGCTGTTTTTAGACACTACAGGCGAAGGGATGGCGCTGCCGCCGGATTCCCCGGCCTTGCATGTCATACAACATATCCGCGATGATTCTCATGACCATGCAATTAGCGGCCATCGCAAAAAACGCGCCAAAGTGAAAAGTACCAGTGCGCTTGAGACTATTGAAGGCATTGGCCCCAAGCGCCGTCAGATGCTGTTGAAGTATATGGGGGGGCTGCAACCGCTGATGAGCGCGAGCATTGATGAAATTGCCAATGTCCCGGGAATTTCGCATGCGCTGGCAGAAAAAATTTTCCATGCATTGAAACACTAGGGGCAATGTAGCAACATACTTACCACATTCACTTTTTAGGCCTGACAGTTCTTGAACGCTATGCAATTTAATATACCTACATGGCTGACCCTGCTTCGTGTTGCCCTGATACCTTTCTTCGTTCTGGCGTTTTATCTGCCGTTCAGCTGGGCTCCCGTGGTTTGTGCAAGTCTCTTTGTTTATGCTGCTGTAACTGATTGGTTTGATGGTTTTCTTGCCCGGCGCTGGAAGCAGACTACAAGGTTTGGCGCTTTCCTTGATCCGGTTGCGGACAAAGTATTGGTGGCCGTTGCACTGGTACTGGTCATTGAGCATTATCACTCATGGTGGATCAGCCTCCCTGCCGCCACCATGATTGCCCGTGAGATTATCATCTCTGCATTACGCGAATGGATGGCGGAAATCGGTAAACGCAGTAGTGTCGCTGTTTCCTGGATCGGGAAAGTCAAAACCATGGCGCAGATGGTCGCGCTGGTGGGGTTGCTATGGCGGCCAGACCCATGGGTAGAGATCGCTGCGGTAGGGGCACTCTATATCGCTGCTGTGCTGACATTCTGGTCAATGTTCAACTACCTTAAAGCCGCACGACACGATTTGCTTGAACATTAGCTCTCTGCGTTAAAACAAAGCAGGTGATGGGATGCAAGGGACTCGTTTGTTGACTAGCGAGCTCTGGTCAGTAGCGTGCGGCGCATTAACAGCGTATTTGATTCAGAGTAATATGAACTGCATCAATATGTTAGTAACGCGGGAATAGCTCAGTTGGTAGAGCACGACCTTGCCAAGGTCGGGGTCGCGAGTTCGAGTCTCGTTTCCCGCTCCAGTTCTCTTCTATAGACGTCGACCAAAGTCCGTACTCCATCGATTCGGCAGAGCTTAGGCTCTTTTAGGTATCTAGTAAGCACCACCGTCGTCTCTCTATCAACCACGTCCAGGTAGCGCATGATTCAGAACGTGCAATACGGTTGTGTTGCCGTGCGCATTGTTGGCGAAATTCCCCCGGCATGAACAGTAAATATCTTCTCACGGTAAGTGTAAGTATCCCGCTAAACCGAACCTGTAGTGTTATATCTCCAGCAGACTTCAAGTGGTAAGCATGTTGCGGCGTTCGTTCATTCGAATCACTTACTTGAGTAAGCGCATCGGGATTTACCCATTTGCCGAGCTATAAGGCGCTGCATACGTCTTGTCCTAAAGAACTAACGCCTGGCGTTGCTCAACACGCCAGCCGGTTGTCCTGCAACTCGAATGATTTAGGGTATAGATAAGAATGCGCAGGCTATTTAATAAACATGCTACACTTCCGAAAATTATCAGATTTGTTACATGTCGGATCAGATAGCTGCTGTGATCCCGTATGTTAAACCCTTGTTATAGGGAGCTAATAATTAATTTATGTATTAATAAAATTAATATAATTGGAGTTTGAAAGAGGGTAGAACAACGGGCGTATCAATGCAAAGTTCGTTTTTAACTTTCTTATTTAAAATAATGAGTTATTAATTAGTAAACAAAGATTATTGTTCTGTCTGGCTAGATCGTTGTTAGCAGGAGTCACTTGCTACGAAGAATATTTGGTGTGATTTATGAAGAAAATCTACAGTAACGTGCACTAACAATAGGGAGATAGTAAAGGTTTTTATGTCGCAGATAAAACAGAACTTAACATTAACAATATGCAAACGATTAACCTTTAGAGTTAACAACTTTTTATTTTTTTCTGGTTGTAATTTTACATACTAATAGGTACAAAAATGAAAGCTAAAGACACGTTGATAAAGACAATGCAGGAACTGTTGTGGACAAAGGGATACTCCAATACGAGTCCTAAAGAAATACAGAAGGCATCCGGTGTAGGACAAGGCAGCATGTATCACCACTTTAAGGGGAAAGCTGACTTGGCGCGCCAGACCATCCTGCGTAATGCAGAGGAACTGCAACAAGAAATCGCTGGTATTTTGCACACGGAAAAAAGCGCACGTGAGCGTATTGGAAACTACTTGCAGCGAGAGCGTGACATTCTTTCCGGGTGTCGTATGGGGGGGTTGGCGCAGGATAGCGAGATTATCCGCGATGATTCACTCCGTGAGCCTATAGCCCAAAATTTTGAATGGTTGATTGGCGAGATAGAGAGCGTACTTGAAGCGGGCAAAGCGTCAGGGGAGTTTTCTGCCGAGCTGAATGTTAAACATACAGCATTAACACTGATTTCAGTCATGCAAGGAGCATTTGTGATTGCCCGGGCTACACAGTCCGAAGCGTATTACAAACAGGCTATTGCTGGAGTGATTGAAATGCTGAGTTAAGAGTCATACAGATCTTATGGAGAAGAGAAAGTGAATAACGATTTGCCCGTTACCATGAATTTGTTTTCATTAATTAAAGACATTGATGCCGTTAAGTGGGAGACCCACAGTACGCTGGATCGTAAAAATGCACGTATTTTTGATATTTTCCATGATGATTCGGGGCAACGTATCTCGTTGGTACATTGCGCGCCGGGAGCATCAGCAAAATCTCATCTTCATAAAGGGCATGAAACGTTTCTCATTCTTGATGGGTCATTCGAAGATGAAAATGGTGTCTATCTTCCGGGGGATCTAGTTTGTTATGCGCCAGGTAGTCAGCATGCCTGGCGTACACCACAGGGCGCCTTGATATACGCAACATGGGGCGATCGCGTTGAATCAGGATTAACAGATACTGCAGCATGAAATCAATTCTAACTCAGGCTCGAATCCTGTATTTGACCGAAGATCCGCACAAAATCACGGCGCAGTTACAGGGGGAAACGTTCACGTTGTCATCAGCTCAGCCTTTACGTAATGACATTTCAACGGATGAAATTACCCCCATCCCAGCACTAGCCTATTATGACGAGCGCCTGGGGAGCTTTGTCTGGACTGGCTTAAAATGCTCAAATGAGAATCCCATTCGGAAAAACGCCGTTATAAATGCGGGTGTTAATGTTGTTGTTGGGGGCTTGCGTTATGGAAAAGGTTCATCCAGGGAGCACAGCCCGGTAGCGGAAAAAGCAGCAGGTATACAGCTTGTAATTGCAGAGAGTTTTGAGCGTATTTACCGGCAAAATGCGGATAACATCGGCCTGTTAACGTCTACGGATATGGGGCTGCTTGCCCGACTTGAACGGGGTGATGTCGTTACCATTGAAGACATCATCGCCGGGCGGGAGGACACTTCTCGTCAGGTTCTTCAATGTGGAGGTCTTCTCCCTTGGTGGAAAGCACAATTAAACCAGTATGGTTTGCCGCAGTTGGTTGGTACTGAATTAACAGAAAAGAGGATGACATTGTGCGAGAAAATCATCGCCAGACATCTGCTTACAGGTATTCATTCTTCAGGAAACGCATTACATCTGCGGCCGGATTGGCGTTTTATTCATGAATATTACACCGCCATGTGTGGCCACATGTTAAAGCGAACCTTTGGGGATAACCTGACACTTTGGCAGCCTGAGTCGGTGGTTACTTTCGAAGATCATTTACCTTACATGCATCAAAGTAAGGTGCATGTTGAGCAGAAACTGACGGGTGATCTTGAGCATTTGTTGGATGCTCATCGTGCTTTTACTCAGCAGTGGCGGCTGACTGCACACCGTTACAACCTGGACGGTGATGGGGCCGAAGGTATTTCGCATGCACTCATGGCGGAGCGCTATGCATTGCCGGGCCAAATTATTATTGGTACTGACTCTCATACACCACATTGTGGTGCGTTAGGGTGCCTGGCGATTGGTGTTGGTAGTACAGACATGGCTGCCAGCATGGTAACGGGTGTGTTTCGGCTGATGTCTCCTGATAGTGTTCGGGTTGTTTTTACCGGAAGATTGCCTGAAGGAACCGGTGCAAAGGACATGATCCTTCAATTGCTGTCTACAGAATGGATCCGGCAAGGGAATGGCATTGGTAAAGTTTTTGAGTTCTGCGGCGATACGATTGAGCGATTATCCATTGATGATCGTATCACTTTAACGAATATGGTGGCTGAACTTGGGGGGGTATCCGGCCTGATTGCACCAGACAGTAATACTGTTAACTTTTTGAAAGAACGTCGTGGTATCCATTTTACTCTTGAGCCTTGGATGCACAGTGATGAAGGGGCAAGTTATGCCGCGGTGATAGAAATTGACTGTCGGGAATTGTCGCCGATGGTTGCTTCTCCAGGGGATCCGGGTAATGGTCTGGCACTATCACAACTCACTGAGCCTGTAAAAATAGACATCGCTTATGGCGGATCTTGTACGGCAGGAAAACGGGATGATTTTGACGAGTATCACAAAGTTCTTCACTGGGCAGTACAGAAAGGGAAGAAGATCCCGTCGGACGTCATGTTATACCTTCAGTTCGGTACTATGGATGTTTATGAATATTGTCACGAGCGAGGATATTTAGAGACATTTAAAAACGCAGGTGCAATTTTATTAAAGCCGGCTTGTGGTGCATGTGCGAATTGCGGGCCCGGTGCCTCTTTTAATAGTAACCAAGTGACGATTAGCGCTATTAATAGGAATTTTCCAGGGCGTTCTGGTCCGGGAAAAGTTTGGCTCGCCAGCCCATCAACGGTGGTTGCCAGCGCAGTAAAGGGTGAAATAATATCCTTTAATGATTTAAGAATGCTATATCCTACATAATTCGAGTTGCAGGACAAATAGTTAGCATGTTGAATAACGTCTGGCGTTCGCTTTTTAGGGCAAAGCTGATTAAGCGTCTTGTCACGCGGCACGTCAGTGAATGCCGGTACACTTATTCAAGTAAGTCATTCGAGTGAGCAAATGCTACCAATGCGCCTGCAACTTGAAGTATGACGGATATATATAGGGTATATGTATATATAGGGTATATATAGTTGATTTGTTAATTATCATTTCATTGACAGGATGCAAGAAATCATGAAACCTTTTTATCATTTCTCAGATGAAGAGAATAATCAATTAACACATTTTTTAAGTCAGAACGCAGTAAACCCATACACCCATTATCAAGAGTTTAAATTAACAATAAATGAGTTGTGTCAGTCCCGCAAAGTACCTGGATTTTTTATTGATATCTGTAATTCAATTAAACATGAAAGACATCATGGTATCAGTGATGTGCATGTTTTGCGTAACTGCCCTCGTGATATTAATGTTCCCGCATTGGATCCGGATAATCCGCTTGAAGATAAATATAAAAAGAAAAAAACGTTTATCGGCGAAGCACTACTAGAAACATTTGCATTGCTTACCGGCACACCGCTTCTGGCGTATGGTAGCCGCCATAATGGGGACTTTTTTACAGATGTAGTAGCAATTCGTAAATATAGTGGGCAATTAACCGGTTTCAGTGACAGTGAACTGGTTTATCACAATGACCGTACTGCTCATGCAGTTCGTGCCGATTTTGTTACGTTGCTTGGCCTGCATTGCCCGGATGAAGAACTGATTTTTACCGGCTACATTGATGGAAAGTCATTAATCAAGCATTTGTCTGAGGAGCAACAGACGGCACTGCGCCAGCCTTGGTATCGCACGGAGTTTGATGTTTATTCTCGTGAAACAAATAGTCGTCAAATCAGCTCTCCAGATCATGCAATCCTTAAAAATCACCACAGTATTCGCTATCTGGACACACTGACTCATGTGGCACCTGGGGCGCCGGAGCAGGCAAAAGATGCGCTGATAGCATTTATGCAGGCGATGACAAAAGCGGATAAGCAACGTCATAGGATTATTCAGGGTGATCTTCTTGTTTTCGCGAATCAGGATGGGCTACATAATCGTGAAAAAATAGATATCCAGAATAAAGAAAATGCTGCTCGTCGATGGTTATTGAAAACATACGCTTTTCGTGATCAAAAAACGGCGGAGCAATACCAGGCTTATTGGGCTAAAGGGATGTTTGGTCTGGTTGAGGATTAATTATCTAACGAATTAATACCACTCCCATTATTATTAATAAGTAGATGACGAATATGAGAAGCGTAGCCGATCGTGTAAAACGTATAGGCCTTTCTGAAACCTATGCGATTCTTGATAAAGTTAAAAAAATGAAAGCCGAAGGGCATGTCGTTTATGATCTCGGCGGCGGTGAACCCGATTTTTCCACACCTGAGCATATAATAAATTTTACTGTGTCAGCCATGAAAAATGGCATGACGCATTATACAGCCAGTAAGGGTTCCCCAGGACTGCTCAAAGCAATAGCTAATCGTTTATTTGAAGAGAATCATATCTCAGCGTGCTGGGATAAAAATATTATTGTTACGCCTTCTGCCAAGCATGCATTGTTTATTACATTAATGACATTACTTAACCCTGGTGATGAGATTGTTATTCCATCGCCTTGTTGGGTGAGTTATATCGCAATGGCGGAAATGGCAGGCGCAAAAGCGGTTGATCTACCTTTAACTCGTGAAAATAAATATCAAATAACACGTAAAGCATTGGCTGCCTGTATTACTGATAAAACACGGGTATTGCTGTTAAATAATCCCAATAACCCGACTGGGCACATCCTTACAGAAGAAGAAATACAGGTTATATGCCAGGTCGCGCTGGAACATGATCTTTTCGTTGTCATGGATGAAATTTATGAACATATCCGCTATATCACTGCGCCGCACCGAAGTATTGCGGCGGAGCCGGGCATGTTTGAACGCACTATAACGGTTAGCGGCTTTTCTAAAGCCTGGGCAATGACGGGGTGGCGTCTGGGGTATCTCTGCGCCCCGGAATACGTGTTGAATGAAATACTCAAGGTTCAGCAACACAGTGTCGGCTGTGCCGGCGCATTTATTCAGCAAGGTGGATTAGCTGCGCTGATCGGGGATCGTCAACCGATGGAGGATATGGTTAAGGCGTACCGAAAACGTCGGGATTATATGGTTGACAGCCTGAACAGGATCCCTGGCATCGAATGCTATGTGCCGGAAGGCGGACTCTATGTCTATGCCGATATTCGCGGTCTTGGCATGGGCGACGCACAAACATTCACCCTCTGGTTACTTGCCCATGCCCATGTTGCCGTGACCCCAGGAACCGCCTTTGGTAAAGAAGAAACCATGATGATCAGGTTATCTTTTGCCGGTGCCATGGAAACCATTGTTGCGGCGATGGATAGCATCGCCGAAGCGATAACGGAATATGACGCATCGCTGCAACAGGAGGCATCATGACGACGCCTCTGCGTATTGCCATTATCGGCAACGGGCCTCGGGCACTCTCTGTTCTTGAGCGTCTTGCCGTGAGATTACAAAAGCAGCCTGAAGCGGCCGTTGATATTCACTATATCGATAAGCAGCATCCGGAAACAGGGAGGATCTGGCGTCGGGATCAGGATGACTGTTTTGTCATGAACACCGTTGCTGAAGAGGTGTCGGCTTTTTCGGGCGCAGGTGATGCTGAGAATGCCAGGCCGGGTTGCGGCCCTTCTCTTGCCGTCTGGTGGAAACAGACTCGTGATGATTTTCCCGGCGATAATACCTGGGCCCCGCGAGCACTGTATGGCGAATATATGCAGTTTGTGCTGGGCTGCATTAAACAATCGCTCTCCCCCCAGCAGCGCTTTTTACCCCGGCAGGCAGAGGTCGTCGACATTGTTCCTGACGGCGAACAGCATGCCACCTTGCATTTTAAACAGGGTGAAGATGTTGTCGTCGATCGCGTCGTTCTGGCAACGGGTCATCCCAAAAATCGTCTTTCAGCGCAAGAACAGCAATGGCAGCGCTTTGCTGAAAACCACCCTGAACTGTGTTGGATTCAGGGGGACTCCGCAGCGGATATGCCGTTGAAAGACATTCCGGCTGGCAGTCATGTCGGAATTATTGGATTGGGGTTGTCGTTTCTGGATGTGATGGCGGCCTTAACAACGGCCAGAGGCGGTAAATTTACAGAACAGCCTGATGGCACTCTGCGTTATATCCCTTCCGGGCATGAACCGCAGTTAATCGCCGGTTCCCGGAGTAGCTTGCCTATTCCGGGGCGTGGGCGTAACCAAAAACACCCTAATTTTCGTTATAACAGTGTGTTGTTTACTGCCGAGCGTGCTGAGGCGCTTGCCCTTAGAGGGCGCATTGACTTTGACAAAGACGTGCTGCCTTTGCTTATGGCTGAAGTTAATCTGACCTGGTACGCGACGGCAATTCGTCAGCGTTATGGGGTGACGGCAGAAAGTGAATTCCGCCAGTATATCCAGTCATTACCTGAAAATGACTTTGCCGATATCCCGCATATTGCGCGTAATTTTGGTATTACAGATTTGCCCGCGCTGGATATTTATCAACTTGCCGA from Musicola paradisiaca NCPPB 2511 carries:
- the uvrC gene encoding excinuclease ABC subunit UvrC; the protein is MNECFDAQAFMKTVTSQPGVYRMYDASNTVIYVGKAKDLKKRLSSYFRTHVASRKTEALVKSIRQIDVTITHTETEALLLEHNYIKRYQPRYNVLLRDDKSYPMIFLSGDIHPRLSIHRGAKHAKGEYFGPFPNGSAVRETLLLLQKLFPIRQCENNVYRNRSRPCLQYQIGRCLGPCVAGYVSDDEYQQQVDYVRLFLSGKDQQVLERLVDRMENASRELKFEEAARIRDQIQAVRRVTEKQFVSGHGDDLDVIGVAFDAGMACLHVLFIRQGQVLGSRSYFPKVPGGTALGEVVQTFVGQFYLQGSGARTLPSDVLLDFSLPDLQLLAESLSTIAGRKISIQCKPRGDRARYLKLARTNAHTALVTKLSQQSTVQQRLAELSRILGLGDIKRMECFDISHTMGEQTVASCVVFDSNGPLRSEYRRYNITDITPGDDYAAMTQVLKRRYGKSLDDSKIPDVVVIDGGKGQLAQAKAVFESLQVPWDKTKPLLLGVAKGSDRKAGLETLFLDTTGEGMALPPDSPALHVIQHIRDDSHDHAISGHRKKRAKVKSTSALETIEGIGPKRRQMLLKYMGGLQPLMSASIDEIANVPGISHALAEKIFHALKH
- a CDS encoding cupin domain-containing protein, which produces MNNDLPVTMNLFSLIKDIDAVKWETHSTLDRKNARIFDIFHDDSGQRISLVHCAPGASAKSHLHKGHETFLILDGSFEDENGVYLPGDLVCYAPGSQHAWRTPQGALIYATWGDRVESGLTDTAA
- a CDS encoding pyridoxal phosphate-dependent aminotransferase; translated protein: MRSVADRVKRIGLSETYAILDKVKKMKAEGHVVYDLGGGEPDFSTPEHIINFTVSAMKNGMTHYTASKGSPGLLKAIANRLFEENHISACWDKNIIVTPSAKHALFITLMTLLNPGDEIVIPSPCWVSYIAMAEMAGAKAVDLPLTRENKYQITRKALAACITDKTRVLLLNNPNNPTGHILTEEEIQVICQVALEHDLFVVMDEIYEHIRYITAPHRSIAAEPGMFERTITVSGFSKAWAMTGWRLGYLCAPEYVLNEILKVQQHSVGCAGAFIQQGGLAALIGDRQPMEDMVKAYRKRRDYMVDSLNRIPGIECYVPEGGLYVYADIRGLGMGDAQTFTLWLLAHAHVAVTPGTAFGKEETMMIRLSFAGAMETIVAAMDSIAEAITEYDASLQQEAS
- a CDS encoding DUF2594 family protein, producing MNNCDFTTEASAETLAHEVSCLKVMLTLMLKSIGQADAGKIMITMDKYISQLEEPTQSAIFSNTVKQIKTMYRN
- a CDS encoding FAD/NAD(P)-binding protein gives rise to the protein MTTPLRIAIIGNGPRALSVLERLAVRLQKQPEAAVDIHYIDKQHPETGRIWRRDQDDCFVMNTVAEEVSAFSGAGDAENARPGCGPSLAVWWKQTRDDFPGDNTWAPRALYGEYMQFVLGCIKQSLSPQQRFLPRQAEVVDIVPDGEQHATLHFKQGEDVVVDRVVLATGHPKNRLSAQEQQWQRFAENHPELCWIQGDSAADMPLKDIPAGSHVGIIGLGLSFLDVMAALTTARGGKFTEQPDGTLRYIPSGHEPQLIAGSRSSLPIPGRGRNQKHPNFRYNSVLFTAERAEALALRGRIDFDKDVLPLLMAEVNLTWYATAIRQRYGVTAESEFRQYIQSLPENDFADIPHIARNFGITDLPALDIYQLADPFSQRRFTSASHFHAELKHLLMSDYQEAEGGNVDNPLKAALDTLRDTRGLVRKVVDFGGLTPSSFRDAFLHRYSPVSALLSAGPPRYRTRQVLALIDANILHVVGPNMTISCDSAAGRFALTSPQVEGAVWHVQTLLDARVPAQDLARDLSPLTQALCRRGIWQDFTLNDGETQVVSGGVAVTPAPFHPINAQGEAVRQLYVIGIPSEHTRWFMSAGSSRPGYWTDFICDADAIAEHILTALPVTQRANQE
- the uvrY gene encoding UvrY/SirA/GacA family response regulator transcription factor translates to MISVFLVDDHELVRAGIRRILDDIKGLKVVGEAQCGEDAVKWCRTNSVDVVLMDMSMPGIGGLEATRKIVRFSPEVKVIMLTIYTENPLPAKVMQAGAAGYLSKGATPEEVICAIRSVHAGKRYIASDIAQQMALSQLEPQTETPLECLSERELQIMMMITKGQKVTEISDQLNLSPKTVNSYRYRMFNKLNINGDVELTHLAIRHGLFNAETLISSE
- the pgsA gene encoding CDP-diacylglycerol--glycerol-3-phosphate 3-phosphatidyltransferase, whose amino-acid sequence is MQFNIPTWLTLLRVALIPFFVLAFYLPFSWAPVVCASLFVYAAVTDWFDGFLARRWKQTTRFGAFLDPVADKVLVAVALVLVIEHYHSWWISLPAATMIAREIIISALREWMAEIGKRSSVAVSWIGKVKTMAQMVALVGLLWRPDPWVEIAAVGALYIAAVLTFWSMFNYLKAARHDLLEH
- a CDS encoding aconitase family protein, encoding MKSILTQARILYLTEDPHKITAQLQGETFTLSSAQPLRNDISTDEITPIPALAYYDERLGSFVWTGLKCSNENPIRKNAVINAGVNVVVGGLRYGKGSSREHSPVAEKAAGIQLVIAESFERIYRQNADNIGLLTSTDMGLLARLERGDVVTIEDIIAGREDTSRQVLQCGGLLPWWKAQLNQYGLPQLVGTELTEKRMTLCEKIIARHLLTGIHSSGNALHLRPDWRFIHEYYTAMCGHMLKRTFGDNLTLWQPESVVTFEDHLPYMHQSKVHVEQKLTGDLEHLLDAHRAFTQQWRLTAHRYNLDGDGAEGISHALMAERYALPGQIIIGTDSHTPHCGALGCLAIGVGSTDMAASMVTGVFRLMSPDSVRVVFTGRLPEGTGAKDMILQLLSTEWIRQGNGIGKVFEFCGDTIERLSIDDRITLTNMVAELGGVSGLIAPDSNTVNFLKERRGIHFTLEPWMHSDEGASYAAVIEIDCRELSPMVASPGDPGNGLALSQLTEPVKIDIAYGGSCTAGKRDDFDEYHKVLHWAVQKGKKIPSDVMLYLQFGTMDVYEYCHERGYLETFKNAGAILLKPACGACANCGPGASFNSNQVTISAINRNFPGRSGPGKVWLASPSTVVASAVKGEIISFNDLRMLYPT
- a CDS encoding TauD/TfdA family dioxygenase; its protein translation is MKPFYHFSDEENNQLTHFLSQNAVNPYTHYQEFKLTINELCQSRKVPGFFIDICNSIKHERHHGISDVHVLRNCPRDINVPALDPDNPLEDKYKKKKTFIGEALLETFALLTGTPLLAYGSRHNGDFFTDVVAIRKYSGQLTGFSDSELVYHNDRTAHAVRADFVTLLGLHCPDEELIFTGYIDGKSLIKHLSEEQQTALRQPWYRTEFDVYSRETNSRQISSPDHAILKNHHSIRYLDTLTHVAPGAPEQAKDALIAFMQAMTKADKQRHRIIQGDLLVFANQDGLHNREKIDIQNKENAARRWLLKTYAFRDQKTAEQYQAYWAKGMFGLVED
- a CDS encoding TetR/AcrR family transcriptional regulator, yielding MKAKDTLIKTMQELLWTKGYSNTSPKEIQKASGVGQGSMYHHFKGKADLARQTILRNAEELQQEIAGILHTEKSARERIGNYLQRERDILSGCRMGGLAQDSEIIRDDSLREPIAQNFEWLIGEIESVLEAGKASGEFSAELNVKHTALTLISVMQGAFVIARATQSEAYYKQAIAGVIEMLS